In Streptomyces sp. NBC_01551, one DNA window encodes the following:
- a CDS encoding phosphocholine cytidylyltransferase family protein, which translates to MIGLVLAAGAGRRLRPYTDTLPKALVPVGPEGQEDSLTVLDLTLGNFAEVGLTEVAIVVGYRKEAVYERREALEAKYGVTITLIDNDKAEEWNNAYSLWCARDVLKRGVILANGDTVHPVSVERTLLDARGNGQKIILALDTVKHLADEEMKVITADGQGVRKITKLMDPATATGEYIGVTLIEPEAAEQLAEALKTTFERDPDLYYEDGYQQLVNDGFTIDVAPIGDVKWVEIDNHDDLAKGRTIACQY; encoded by the coding sequence ATGATCGGCCTTGTCCTCGCTGCCGGTGCCGGACGCCGCCTGCGTCCCTACACCGACACCCTGCCCAAGGCCCTCGTGCCCGTCGGACCCGAGGGCCAGGAGGACAGCCTCACCGTCCTCGACCTGACCCTGGGCAACTTCGCCGAGGTCGGCCTCACCGAGGTCGCGATCGTCGTCGGCTACCGCAAGGAAGCCGTGTACGAGCGCCGGGAGGCCCTGGAGGCCAAGTACGGCGTCACGATCACGCTGATCGACAACGACAAGGCCGAGGAGTGGAACAACGCCTACTCCCTGTGGTGCGCGCGTGACGTCCTGAAGCGGGGCGTGATCCTCGCCAACGGCGACACCGTCCACCCGGTCTCCGTCGAGCGCACCCTGCTCGACGCCCGCGGCAACGGCCAGAAGATCATCCTCGCCCTCGACACGGTCAAGCACCTGGCCGACGAGGAGATGAAGGTCATCACCGCCGACGGCCAGGGCGTGCGGAAGATCACCAAGCTGATGGACCCGGCCACCGCGACCGGCGAGTACATCGGTGTCACCCTCATCGAGCCCGAGGCCGCCGAGCAGCTGGCCGAGGCCCTGAAGACCACCTTCGAGCGCGACCCCGACCTCTACTACGAGGACGGCTACCAGCAGCTCGTCAACGACGGCTTCACGATCGACGTGGCCCCCATCGGCGACGTCAAGTGGGTCGAGATCGACAACCACGACGACCTCGCCAAGGGCCGGACGATCGCATGCCAGTACTGA
- a CDS encoding iron-containing alcohol dehydrogenase family protein: MPVLTRLIPSPVVVDISRGAMDDLAGLLADQRISASGKLAIAISGGSGVALRAKLEPVLPHADWYPVVDGTIDSAVKLADDIKGRRYDAVVGLGGGKIIDVAKYAAARVGLPMVAVATNLSHDGICSPVSILDNDNGRGSYGVPTPIAMVIDLDVIKEAPVRFIRAGIGDAISNISAIADWELSHRLTGEAVDGLAAAMARTAGESVLRHPGGCGDDEFLTVLSEALVLSGIAMSISGDSRPSSGACHEISHAFDLLYPGRSALHGEQVGIGAAFAMHLRGATEQSELFVRVLRGHGLPVLPEEIGFSVDEFVAAVEYAPQTRPGRFTILEHLNLSAAEIRDAYSDYAKTIRS, translated from the coding sequence ATGCCAGTACTGACGCGGCTGATCCCCTCGCCGGTCGTCGTCGACATCAGCCGCGGGGCGATGGACGACCTGGCCGGCCTCCTGGCCGACCAGCGGATCTCCGCGTCCGGCAAGCTGGCGATCGCGATCAGCGGTGGCTCCGGCGTGGCGCTGCGCGCCAAGCTGGAGCCCGTACTGCCGCACGCCGACTGGTACCCGGTCGTCGACGGCACGATCGACTCCGCCGTCAAGCTGGCCGACGACATAAAGGGCCGCCGCTACGACGCCGTCGTGGGCCTGGGCGGCGGCAAGATCATCGACGTGGCGAAGTACGCCGCGGCGCGGGTCGGGCTGCCCATGGTGGCCGTCGCCACCAACCTCTCCCACGACGGCATCTGCTCGCCGGTGTCCATCCTGGACAACGACAACGGCCGGGGCTCCTACGGTGTCCCCACGCCGATCGCCATGGTGATCGACCTCGACGTGATCAAGGAAGCCCCGGTGCGGTTCATCCGCGCCGGGATCGGCGACGCGATCTCCAACATCTCGGCCATCGCCGACTGGGAGCTCTCGCACCGGCTCACCGGGGAGGCCGTGGACGGCCTGGCCGCGGCCATGGCCCGCACCGCCGGCGAATCCGTGCTGCGCCACCCCGGCGGTTGCGGCGACGACGAGTTCCTCACCGTGCTCTCCGAGGCGCTCGTCCTCTCCGGCATCGCCATGTCGATCAGCGGGGACTCCCGCCCGTCGTCCGGCGCCTGCCACGAGATCAGCCACGCCTTCGACCTGCTCTACCCGGGACGCTCCGCGCTCCACGGCGAGCAGGTCGGCATCGGCGCCGCGTTCGCCATGCACCTGCGCGGGGCCACGGAGCAGTCCGAGCTCTTCGTCCGGGTGCTGCGCGGCCACGGACTGCCCGTGCTGCCCGAGGAGATCGGGTTCAGCGTGGACGAGTTCGTCGCGGCCGTCGAGTACGCCCCCCAGACCCGTCCGGGACGTTTCACGATCCTGGAGCACCTCAACCTGTCAGCCGCCGAGATCAGGGACGCTTACTCCGACTATGCCAAGACCATCCGTAGCTGA
- a CDS encoding CDP-alcohol phosphatidyltransferase family protein, whose protein sequence is MPRPSVAELRPVVHPPGVKDRRSGEHWGGRLYMREISLRITRVLVNTKVTPNQLTYVMTLAGVLAAPALLIPGIWGAVLGVVMVQLYLLLDCVDGEVARWKKQFSLSGVYLDRVGAYLCDAAVLVGFGLRASDLWGSGRIDWLWAFLGTLAALGAILIKAETDLVGVARHQTGKPPVAEAAAEPRSSGMALARRAAAALKFHRLVLGIEASLLILLLAVLDQVRGDLFWSRLGVAVLAGIALLQTVLHLVSILASSRLK, encoded by the coding sequence ATGCCAAGACCATCCGTAGCTGAACTCCGGCCCGTCGTTCACCCGCCGGGCGTCAAGGACCGGCGCAGCGGCGAGCACTGGGGCGGGCGCCTCTACATGCGCGAGATCTCCCTGCGCATCACCCGCGTCCTGGTGAACACCAAGGTCACGCCCAACCAGCTGACCTACGTGATGACCCTCGCCGGCGTCCTGGCCGCCCCCGCCCTGCTGATCCCGGGCATCTGGGGCGCCGTCCTCGGCGTGGTGATGGTCCAGCTGTACCTGCTGCTCGACTGCGTCGACGGCGAGGTCGCCCGCTGGAAGAAGCAGTTCTCGCTCTCCGGGGTCTACCTGGACCGGGTCGGCGCCTACCTGTGCGACGCCGCGGTGCTGGTCGGCTTCGGCCTGCGCGCCTCGGACCTGTGGGGCAGCGGGCGGATCGACTGGCTGTGGGCCTTCCTGGGCACCCTCGCGGCCCTCGGCGCGATCCTGATCAAGGCCGAGACCGACCTGGTCGGCGTCGCCCGCCACCAGACCGGCAAGCCGCCGGTCGCCGAAGCCGCCGCCGAGCCGCGCTCCTCCGGCATGGCGCTCGCCCGCCGGGCCGCCGCCGCGCTCAAGTTCCACCGGCTCGTCCTCGGCATCGAGGCCTCGCTGCTGATCCTGCTGCTGGCCGTCCTCGACCAGGTGCGGGGCGACCTGTTCTGGTCCCGCCTCGGGGTGGCCGTACTGGCCGGCATCGCGCTGCTGCAGACGGTGCTGCACCTGGTGTCGATCCTGGCTTCGAGCAGGCTCAAGTGA
- a CDS encoding glycosyltransferase family 2 protein produces MRLGAVIITMGNRPDELKALLDSVARQEGDPVEVVVVGQGVPVTGLPEGVRTVELPENLGIPGGRNVGIEAFGPGGAEVDALLFLDDDGLLERTDTAELCRQAFAEDPRLGIVSFRIADPDSGETQRRHVPRLRAADPMRSSRVTTFLGGANAVRTKVFEQVGDLPGDFFYAHEETDLAWRALDAGWLIDYRADMVLLHPTTAPSRHAVYHRMVARNRVWLARRNLPAVLVPVYLGVWLLLTLLRRPSVPALKAWFGGFKEGWTTPCGPRRPMKWRTVWRLTRLGRPPVI; encoded by the coding sequence ATGCGGCTGGGCGCCGTGATCATCACCATGGGCAACCGTCCCGACGAGCTCAAGGCGCTCCTCGACTCGGTGGCCCGCCAGGAGGGCGACCCCGTCGAGGTCGTCGTCGTGGGCCAGGGCGTGCCCGTCACGGGGCTGCCCGAGGGCGTCCGCACCGTCGAGCTGCCCGAGAACCTGGGCATCCCCGGCGGCCGCAACGTCGGCATCGAGGCCTTCGGCCCCGGCGGCGCCGAGGTGGACGCCCTGCTCTTCCTGGACGACGACGGGCTGCTGGAGCGCACCGACACCGCCGAGCTGTGCCGGCAGGCCTTCGCCGAGGACCCCCGGCTCGGGATCGTCAGCTTCCGGATCGCCGATCCGGACTCGGGCGAGACCCAGCGCCGGCACGTGCCCCGGCTGCGCGCCGCCGACCCGATGCGCTCCTCCCGCGTGACCACCTTCCTGGGCGGCGCCAACGCCGTCCGCACGAAGGTGTTCGAGCAGGTCGGGGATCTGCCCGGGGACTTCTTCTACGCCCACGAGGAGACCGATCTGGCCTGGCGGGCGCTCGACGCCGGGTGGCTGATCGACTACCGCGCGGACATGGTGCTGCTGCACCCGACCACTGCCCCGTCCCGGCACGCCGTCTATCACCGTATGGTGGCCAGGAACCGGGTGTGGCTGGCCCGCCGGAACCTGCCGGCCGTGCTGGTCCCGGTCTACCTGGGCGTCTGGCTCCTGCTGACGCTCCTGCGCCGGCCCTCGGTGCCCGCGCTGAAGGCCTGGTTCGGCGGGTTCAAGGAGGGATGGACGACTCCGTGCGGTCCCCGGCGCCCCATGAAGTGGCGTACGGTCTGGCGGCTGACCCGGCTCGGCCGCCCGCCTGTCATCTGA
- a CDS encoding ABC transporter permease, which produces MSDTTHDGALATSKPLSEDAGLSPAELAGKYGLSVSGARPGLGEYVRQLWDRRHFIMAFSRAKLVAQYSQAKLGQIWQVATPLLNALVYYLIFGLILDAGRGMEKGVYIPFLVMGIFVFTFTQNSLMAGVRAIPGNLGLVRALHFPRASLPISFSMQQLQQLLYSMIVVFAVAIAFGNYPKLSWLLVVPTLVLQFVFNTGLAMVFARMGAKTPDLAQLMPFLTRTWMYASGVMFSISEMLKDKPAWIADVLQWNPAAIYMDLVRFALIDDYGPENLPPHVWAFAVGWAVVIGLGGFVYFWKAEERYGRG; this is translated from the coding sequence GTGAGTGACACAACCCACGACGGCGCCCTCGCGACGAGCAAGCCGCTGTCCGAAGACGCGGGACTCAGTCCCGCGGAGCTCGCCGGGAAGTACGGCCTTTCTGTCAGCGGCGCCCGGCCCGGTCTGGGCGAGTACGTGCGGCAGCTCTGGGACCGGCGCCACTTCATCATGGCCTTCTCCCGGGCCAAGCTCGTCGCCCAGTACAGCCAGGCGAAGCTCGGGCAGATCTGGCAGGTGGCGACCCCGCTGCTGAACGCGCTGGTCTACTACCTGATCTTCGGCCTGATCCTGGACGCGGGCCGCGGCATGGAGAAGGGGGTGTACATCCCCTTCCTGGTGATGGGCATCTTCGTCTTCACCTTCACCCAGAACTCGCTGATGGCGGGCGTGCGGGCGATCCCCGGCAACCTCGGCCTGGTGCGCGCCCTGCACTTCCCGCGGGCCTCGCTGCCGATCTCGTTCTCGATGCAGCAGCTCCAGCAGCTGCTGTACTCGATGATCGTCGTCTTCGCCGTCGCGATCGCCTTCGGGAACTACCCGAAGCTGTCCTGGCTGCTGGTCGTGCCGACGCTGGTGCTCCAGTTCGTCTTCAACACCGGTCTCGCCATGGTCTTCGCGCGGATGGGTGCCAAGACGCCCGACCTCGCGCAGCTGATGCCCTTCCTCACGCGCACGTGGATGTACGCCTCGGGCGTCATGTTCTCGATCAGCGAGATGCTGAAGGACAAGCCGGCGTGGATCGCGGACGTGCTCCAGTGGAACCCCGCGGCGATCTACATGGACCTGGTCCGCTTCGCGCTGATCGACGACTACGGCCCGGAGAACCTCCCGCCGCACGTCTGGGCCTTCGCCGTCGGCTGGGCCGTGGTGATCGGCCTCGGCGGATTCGTGTACTTCTGGAAGGCTGAGGAGCGTTACGGCCGTGGCTGA
- a CDS encoding ABC transporter ATP-binding protein, which translates to MAEIAKSKVPTVIADDVHIVYRVNTGSSGKGSATAALSKILRRGKGDAPGVRKVHAVRGVSFTAYRGEAIGLIGSNGSGKSTLLRAIAGLLPCESGKVYTDGQPSLLGVNAALMNDLTGERNVVLGGLAMGMTREQIKERYQDIVDFSGINEKGDFISLPMRTYSSGMAARLRFSIAAAKDHDVLMIDEALATGDRKFQVRSEARIRELREKAGSVFLVSHNNKSIRDTCDRVLWLERGELVMDGPTDEVVRAYEKHTSA; encoded by the coding sequence GTGGCTGAGATCGCAAAGAGCAAGGTCCCCACCGTCATCGCCGACGACGTCCACATCGTCTACCGCGTCAACACGGGCAGCTCCGGCAAGGGCAGCGCCACCGCGGCGCTGAGCAAGATACTCCGCCGCGGCAAGGGCGACGCCCCCGGCGTCCGCAAGGTGCACGCCGTGCGCGGCGTCAGCTTCACGGCGTACCGGGGCGAGGCCATCGGCCTGATCGGCTCCAACGGCTCCGGCAAGTCCACCCTGCTCCGTGCCATCGCGGGCCTGCTGCCCTGCGAGTCCGGCAAGGTGTACACCGACGGCCAGCCGTCGCTGCTGGGTGTCAACGCGGCGCTGATGAACGATCTGACCGGTGAGCGCAACGTGGTCCTCGGTGGTCTTGCGATGGGCATGACCCGCGAGCAGATCAAGGAGCGCTACCAGGACATCGTCGACTTCTCGGGAATCAACGAGAAGGGGGATTTCATTTCCCTGCCGATGCGCACGTACTCCTCGGGCATGGCCGCGCGGCTCCGCTTCTCCATCGCGGCCGCCAAGGACCACGACGTCCTGATGATCGACGAGGCGCTGGCCACCGGTGACCGGAAGTTCCAGGTCCGCTCGGAGGCCCGCATCCGCGAACTCCGCGAGAAGGCCGGCAGCGTTTTCCTGGTGAGCCACAACAACAAGTCCATCCGCGACACCTGCGACCGGGTGCTGTGGCTGGAACGCGGTGAGCTCGTCATGGACGGCCCGACCGACGAGGTCGTGCGCGCCTACGAGAAGCACACCAGCGCCTGA
- the hpnC gene encoding squalene synthase HpnC, translated as MTREHGIRPSSQAAHTRATLDKAAAENFPVAPSFLPRAWREGLMAVYGYARLVDDIGDGDLAPGGRDAVLLGLDPAAADDRLAMLDAFEADLLRVFGSDGPPRHPLLLALRPVVRDHGLTPEPFLGLIEANRQDQRVTRYETYGDLLAYCELSANPVGRLVLSLTGTSTPERIRRSDAVCTALQIAEHLQDVAEDLGRDRIYLPGEDMRRFHVTETDLKAPTAGASVRALVAFEAERARELLNEGTPLVGSVHGRLRLLLAGFVGGGRAALRAVGAAGFDVLPGPPKPTKTGLLREVAAVLRTAPRKG; from the coding sequence GTGACCCGGGAGCACGGCATCCGGCCCTCCTCACAGGCGGCCCACACACGCGCCACCCTCGACAAGGCGGCCGCGGAGAATTTCCCGGTCGCCCCCTCCTTCCTTCCCCGCGCCTGGCGCGAGGGACTCATGGCGGTCTACGGATACGCCCGCCTGGTCGATGACATCGGCGACGGCGACCTCGCCCCCGGCGGCCGCGACGCCGTCCTCCTCGGCCTCGACCCCGCCGCCGCGGACGACCGGCTCGCCATGCTCGACGCCTTCGAGGCCGACCTGCTGCGCGTCTTCGGCAGCGACGGCCCGCCCCGCCATCCCCTGCTGCTGGCCCTGCGGCCCGTGGTCCGCGACCACGGCCTGACCCCCGAGCCGTTCCTCGGGCTCATCGAGGCCAACCGCCAGGACCAGCGGGTGACCCGCTACGAGACGTACGGGGACCTCCTCGCGTACTGCGAACTGTCCGCGAACCCAGTGGGCCGGCTCGTGCTCTCCCTCACCGGGACCAGCACCCCCGAACGGATCCGCCGCTCCGACGCCGTCTGTACCGCCCTGCAGATCGCCGAGCACCTCCAGGACGTCGCCGAGGACCTCGGCCGGGACCGGATCTACCTCCCGGGCGAGGACATGCGACGCTTCCACGTGACCGAAACCGACCTGAAAGCCCCGACCGCCGGCGCGTCCGTACGCGCCCTGGTCGCCTTCGAAGCGGAGCGCGCACGCGAACTCCTGAATGAAGGCACCCCGCTCGTGGGTAGCGTGCACGGCAGGCTCCGGCTGCTGCTCGCGGGCTTCGTGGGAGGAGGGCGCGCCGCGCTGCGCGCCGTCGGCGCCGCCGGTTTCGACGTGCTTCCCGGCCCGCCCAAGCCCACCAAGACCGGCCTGCTCCGCGAGGTGGCCGCCGTCCTGCGCACAGCGCCGAGAAAGGGGTGA
- the hpnD gene encoding presqualene diphosphate synthase HpnD, which translates to MVSAPVAAAYSYCEAVTGAQARNFAYGIRLLPTDKRHAMSALYAFSRRVDDIGDGTLPPEAKLTRLEETRALLGRIRADDVDEDDTDPVAVALAHAARRFPIPLEGLDELIDGVLMDVRGETYETWDDLRAYCRCVAGAIGRLSLGVFGTVNSAGLAAADAERAGEYADTLGLALQLTNILRDVREDAGNGRTYLPAEDLAKFGCSEGFHGDRAPAGSDFAGLVHHEVRRARALFVEGYRLLPMLDRRSGACVAAMAGIYRRLLDRIEREPEAVLRGRVSLPTHEKAYVAVRGLSGLDARTISRQSTRRRA; encoded by the coding sequence GTGGTGTCCGCACCGGTTGCCGCGGCGTACAGCTACTGCGAGGCCGTCACCGGCGCGCAGGCGCGCAACTTCGCCTACGGCATCCGGCTGCTGCCCACGGACAAGCGGCACGCCATGTCCGCGCTGTACGCCTTCTCCCGGCGGGTCGACGACATCGGTGACGGCACCCTGCCGCCCGAGGCCAAGCTGACCCGGCTGGAGGAGACCCGCGCCCTGCTCGGCCGGATCCGCGCCGACGACGTCGACGAGGACGACACCGACCCGGTCGCCGTCGCCCTCGCGCACGCCGCGCGCCGCTTCCCGATCCCGCTGGAAGGGCTCGACGAGCTCATCGACGGCGTCCTCATGGACGTCCGAGGCGAGACCTACGAGACCTGGGACGACCTCAGGGCCTACTGCCGCTGCGTCGCCGGCGCCATCGGCCGCCTCTCCCTCGGGGTGTTCGGCACGGTGAACTCCGCGGGCCTGGCCGCCGCCGACGCGGAGCGCGCCGGCGAGTACGCCGACACCCTCGGCCTCGCCCTCCAACTCACCAACATCCTCCGGGACGTTCGCGAGGACGCCGGCAACGGGCGCACCTACCTGCCCGCCGAGGACCTCGCCAAGTTCGGCTGCTCCGAGGGCTTCCACGGCGACCGGGCCCCTGCCGGCTCCGACTTCGCCGGGCTCGTCCACCACGAAGTCCGCCGCGCCCGGGCCCTGTTCGTCGAGGGCTACCGGCTGCTGCCCATGCTCGACCGCCGCAGCGGCGCCTGCGTCGCCGCAATGGCCGGGATCTACCGGCGCCTCCTCGACCGCATCGAGCGGGAGCCCGAGGCGGTGCTGCGCGGCCGCGTCTCGCTGCCGACGCACGAGAAGGCGTACGTCGCCGTCCGCGGCCTCTCCGGCCTCGACGCGCGCACCATCTCGCGCCAGAGCACCCGGAGGCGGGCCTGA
- the hpnE gene encoding hydroxysqualene dehydroxylase HpnE, which produces MSGSDDRAVVVGGGLAGVTAALELADAGLRVTLLEGRPRLGGLAFSFKRGDLTVDNGQHVYLRCCTAYRWFLDRVEGADLAPIQDRLDVPVLDVAHPGGPRLGRLRRSALPVPLHLAASLARYPHLSLAERVSVGRAALALRRLDPADPALDGLDFATWLGRYGQSPRAIEALWDLVGIATLNATAGQSSLGLAAMVFKTGLLSENGAADIGWAKVPLGDLHDTLARKQLDAAGVRTELRTRVTGISRTPDGGWRVDTEDESLDAGTVVLAVPQREAHGLLPAGALADPDKLLDIDTAPILNVHVVYDRKVLKQPFFAALGSPVQWVFDRTDASGLTDGCQYLALSQSAAHADIEEPVSVLRTKYLPELERLLPAARGAKVRDFFVTRERTATFAPTPGVGRLRPGARTDTPGLYLAGAWTATGWPATMEGAVRSGLDAAHAALATLGRHRDHPLQEAA; this is translated from the coding sequence ATGAGCGGCAGCGACGACCGCGCCGTCGTCGTCGGCGGCGGGCTCGCCGGGGTCACCGCCGCGCTCGAACTCGCCGACGCGGGGCTGCGGGTCACCCTCCTCGAAGGCCGCCCCCGGCTCGGCGGCCTGGCCTTCTCCTTCAAGCGCGGCGACCTGACCGTCGACAACGGCCAGCACGTCTACCTGCGCTGCTGCACCGCCTACCGGTGGTTCCTGGACCGTGTCGAGGGCGCCGACCTCGCGCCGATCCAGGACCGCCTCGACGTACCCGTGCTCGACGTCGCCCACCCCGGCGGGCCCCGCCTGGGCCGGCTGCGCCGCAGCGCCCTGCCCGTGCCGCTGCACCTGGCCGCCTCGCTGGCCCGCTACCCGCACCTCTCGCTCGCCGAGCGGGTGAGCGTCGGGCGTGCCGCCCTCGCGCTGCGCCGCCTCGACCCCGCCGACCCGGCGCTCGACGGCCTGGACTTCGCGACCTGGCTCGGCCGCTACGGCCAGAGCCCGCGCGCCATCGAAGCCCTGTGGGACCTCGTCGGCATCGCCACCCTGAACGCCACCGCCGGCCAGTCCTCGCTGGGTCTGGCCGCCATGGTCTTCAAGACCGGCCTGCTTTCCGAGAACGGCGCCGCCGACATCGGCTGGGCCAAGGTCCCCCTCGGCGACCTGCACGACACCCTGGCCCGCAAGCAGCTCGACGCCGCAGGCGTGCGCACCGAGCTGCGGACCCGGGTCACCGGCATCTCCCGCACGCCCGACGGCGGCTGGCGCGTCGACACCGAGGACGAGTCCCTCGACGCGGGCACCGTCGTCCTCGCCGTCCCGCAGCGCGAGGCGCACGGGCTGCTCCCGGCCGGCGCCCTCGCCGACCCGGACAAGCTGCTCGACATCGACACCGCGCCCATCCTCAACGTCCACGTCGTCTACGACCGCAAGGTGCTCAAGCAGCCCTTCTTCGCCGCGCTCGGCTCCCCGGTCCAGTGGGTCTTCGACCGCACCGACGCCTCCGGGCTCACCGACGGCTGCCAGTACCTGGCCCTGTCCCAGTCCGCCGCCCATGCCGACATCGAGGAGCCCGTCTCCGTCCTGCGGACCAAGTACCTGCCCGAGCTGGAGCGGCTGCTGCCCGCCGCGCGCGGCGCGAAGGTACGGGACTTCTTCGTCACCCGGGAGCGGACCGCCACCTTCGCCCCCACCCCCGGCGTCGGCCGGCTGCGCCCCGGCGCGCGGACCGACACGCCGGGGCTCTATCTGGCCGGTGCGTGGACCGCCACCGGTTGGCCCGCGACCATGGAGGGCGCCGTCCGGAGCGGACTGGACGCGGCCCACGCCGCGCTCGCCACTCTCGGCCGCCACCGCGACCACCCCCTGCAGGAGGCGGCATGA
- a CDS encoding polyprenyl synthetase family protein, with protein MTPVSTTAATGTARSARTGTRGEPVNPGNPAVENTDASVGTAGGGVEKADTLALLERGRTLSTPVLRAAVDRLAAPMDTVAAYHFGWIDAQGNPADGDGGKAVRPALALLSAEAAGAAAEVGIPGAVAVELVHNFSLLHDDLMDGDEQRRHRDTVWKVHGPALAILVGDALFALANEVLLELGTAEAGRAARRLTTASRKLIDGQAQDISYEHRERVSVEECLEMEGNKTGALLACAVSIGAVLGGADDRTADKLEEYGYHLGLAFQAVDDLLGIWGDPESTGKQTWSDLRQRKKSLPVVAALAAGGPACEELGRLLAADAKSNDFENFSEEEFAARAALIEAAGGREWTAEEARRQHAIAIRALDDVDMPQRVREQLVALADFVVVRKR; from the coding sequence ATGACGCCCGTCAGCACCACCGCCGCCACCGGCACAGCACGCTCAGCACGTACAGGAACCAGAGGAGAGCCAGTGAACCCGGGGAATCCGGCTGTCGAGAACACGGATGCCAGTGTGGGCACGGCCGGAGGGGGCGTGGAGAAGGCGGACACGCTCGCCCTGCTGGAGCGCGGCCGCACGCTGTCGACGCCCGTGCTCCGCGCCGCCGTAGACCGGCTCGCGGCGCCCATGGACACCGTCGCCGCCTACCACTTCGGCTGGATCGACGCCCAGGGCAACCCGGCGGACGGCGACGGCGGCAAGGCCGTGCGCCCCGCGCTCGCGCTGCTCTCCGCCGAGGCCGCAGGCGCCGCCGCCGAGGTCGGCATCCCCGGCGCCGTCGCGGTCGAGCTCGTGCACAACTTCTCGCTGCTGCACGACGACCTGATGGACGGCGACGAGCAGCGCCGCCACCGCGACACGGTGTGGAAGGTGCACGGCCCGGCGCTGGCGATCCTGGTCGGCGACGCGCTGTTCGCCCTCGCCAACGAGGTGTTGCTGGAACTCGGCACCGCCGAGGCCGGCCGCGCCGCGCGCCGCCTGACCACCGCCAGCCGCAAGCTGATCGACGGCCAGGCGCAGGACATCTCGTACGAGCACCGCGAGCGCGTCAGCGTCGAGGAGTGCCTGGAGATGGAGGGCAACAAGACCGGCGCCCTGCTCGCCTGCGCGGTCTCCATCGGCGCCGTCCTCGGCGGCGCGGACGACCGCACCGCCGACAAGCTGGAGGAGTACGGCTACCACCTCGGCCTCGCCTTCCAGGCCGTCGACGACCTGCTCGGCATCTGGGGCGACCCGGAGTCCACCGGCAAGCAGACCTGGAGCGACCTGCGCCAGCGCAAGAAGTCCCTGCCGGTCGTCGCCGCCCTCGCGGCGGGCGGGCCCGCCTGCGAGGAGCTCGGCCGGCTGCTCGCCGCCGACGCCAAGAGCAACGACTTCGAGAACTTCTCGGAGGAGGAGTTCGCGGCCCGCGCGGCGCTCATCGAGGCGGCCGGCGGCCGGGAGTGGACCGCCGAGGAGGCGCGCCGCCAGCACGCCATCGCCATCCGCGCGCTGGACGACGTCGACATGCCCCAGCGGGTGCGCGAGCAGCTCGTCGCCCTCGCCGACTTCGTCGTCGTGCGCAAGAGGTGA